A window of Cyanobacteriota bacterium genomic DNA:
GACCTCCACTATTCGTAGAAATACCACCCCTCAGTTGAGTACCTGTTCCGCCATCCCGCTGGTCAAGGAAGGGACGCAGGTTCAAGCTAGACGCGCCTATGCGAGATACTCCGGTCAATGTGCCGATGTTGATCAAGTCCCCTAGGGGATTATTGCCGCTGTCTACCAGAGTATTCACCCCTTGGGTTTGCTGACCACTATCTGCGATGGTTAGGTTTTGGAAGATGCGATCGCGAGTTTGGATGGGGTCTTGTCCAGGAGGCACTGTCAATACAATTCGGCAGGT
This region includes:
- a CDS encoding COP23 domain-containing protein, whose amino-acid sequence is TCRIVLTVPPGQDPIQTRDRIFQNLTIADSGQQTQGVNTLVDSGNNPLGDLINIGTLTGVSRIGASSLNLRPFLDQRDGGTGTQLRGGISTNSGGRRLNPGSFR